The segment AATACAATGACACAGGTCCATTCCAAGTACTCTGTCAATTAAAATCAAGCACATTTTGATCAGTTCAACATCTTACAAAAACTAAATTGTGTGTGTATTCTAAAAAcgtcaaatgattaatttagtTATTATGTTGGCTATCATTCATCACTAGAATCTAAAATGTATACATTCCTAGGTCAAGgtaatgataaataaaataatgataataatcattTTCCTGACATAAGACAAATTTTAGTTTtcctacaaaaaaatcttaaatattttctttaccaactctgccctacaaaggcaaagtgcagtaactacaccaacactgaaaactgccttttaaagtttttacaacagctagtgttgacactctcgtttctctgaaactggACAGAATTGAACCAGAAGACTTTTCCACaatacaaaacagttgtcacaaagtccatttttagccttaactcaattttgaccaaatgtgtagttacggcactttgcctttggagggcagaacttcatatgttttttttttaacaatgtgtTCCTATGGACAATAAAAGATAAAGGCAGCATACCTTTCTCTCTTTTCAATATGGCAAGAAGAACATAAATCAATAGGATATCCAGGAGTGGTATTGTCATGATCCACAATAATGTTATCCATCTACGGCGGAGAACTATTGATATAAACATGACCATCAGCATTCATTAACATTCATGTCACATATTAAAACTGATCTCAGATCTGTTACAAATCAATTCAGATTTGGCATGAAATTAAAACTGATCCAGTTAATGTTCTTAAGGCATGTTTTCAGTTTCATTGTGCTCAATTTATTCTTGTGtttcttcatgtttttttttttttttttacacttcacAATCTTAAATCAAAATAATATCAAAATGTCATAACAACCTCCTAAGACTCACTTGATGTATATGATATGACATGATATGCTTGGGCATACAGCAGTTAAGACAAAAGCATATATGTTTTCATTCTGGTTAACACAGCTCACTTCTCAGAATACAAATATCAACCAGTGGACAAAATGAAGTCAcactgaattattattttttgtttgttccaCAGTAGTTTCACTCAGAAATACATCACAGTTTGGTAGTAAAATGGACAGCAACTTCTGTTTCATAGCAGCTTAAGTAAATATTATCAAGTTTGTGTTTCTATTCATAAAATCCTCACAAATGTATGCATGCAGTAACATTATAAGATTTACTCTTTCCACACCTATACAAATACAATAATCCTCGTACTTACATTTGAATTTTGCTTGCAGGGGAAGAAAAAAGTGTATACAGATAACCAGTAGAAACAGAACAAAGCCCACAACAATAATGTCTGAAATAAGAGAATAATTAATGTATTCATTATCATATCATATTATTTGCTCAGaagttcttaaaaataaaatcactgTAAGGAGAGTCTAGAGTGGTTTTCTTTGTGAAATACTTAATTACTTCATTCATGTTAGCATGTCATTCTACAAGTTTTATATCAAGATAACACTGGCCAAGTGCCTTTTTTTACACAGAAAAAAGCTAACAGCAAATTAAAAATtttcgaatttttttttttttttttttgcaaattagtTCCGTAAATTATGAAGGGATCAGTATGTTACCTAGAGAGAGAAATCCAAATGAGTAGATGAACTGAATCATTTGGTAAACAGTCATATAAAGAATACAAAGCAAGACCCTCCTGTTTGTATTGcctaacaaaaaagaaaaaataggaAAGACAAACATTGATTGAAGAATGAATTGCAAGATTAGATAAATGTCTCAGTTTCAGTTTAGAAACATAACTTCATGTTCCTGTAGTTGGTTGTTTTAAGTAGTAACAGATTGTAGTAACatatttcagatttgttttttgttttcatttactgTTGTCCTTTTTACAACTCAGTAACATGCTcaataaatgtaacatttattcATGTTAGCATGTGATTTTAAAGTTCTGCATCAAGATAACACTGGCCAAGTCATAAATAGCTTTATCAACTttataataaactatattttaatagAGTTGATAGTACTTTGCAACTCTGATAACTCatattgaggtaaaaaaaaaaaaagaatgtatttACTTTGGTTGCTTGGGGAAGCCCTTCTTGGCCGTATATGACTGAAAACAtctaaaaatcaaacaaacaccAAACACAGTTAGTTTGATTATCATTGTTGGTAACTGTAGAATTAAACAATGTAAATGAACAAAACCATTGACAATAAACGTATCAACCTAATAAATATGTGCTTGTTAGCCTGTCACTCATCTTTAACAATGTAAGGAATCAAATCATACAGAAACTCTTACCTATATTTAAGAGGAGGCAAAACAAATCCAAACACTATTCCAAAAAGTACACGAGgtataatgctagaatcatgtgtTCTCTTTCTCCAGCCATATGTAAAAATAACTAGAAACagataaaaattaaatgttacaTAAGATAGATTATGTTCTGTCAAAAAAATAGTACATATGTACACCCATACATAAAATTATGACATCTATGAGTTCTGTTATACAGCAgcatgcatgaaatgtttctgaatctgacagaCATAACTGAAATAGGATCACATCCTAGGATACTAGACAGCTATAAGAACTGtctgtattttattaattttgagaAAGCAGGGTTGCTGACAGCAGGTTTCATGTTTACTAGATTTTGGAGAGTGGGGTTAGATTTAATGGATGGATTCTAGTCAAGAGCATTGGAAGTTAGCAAAAAAGTTCATCCCATTAAGCAGCTGCTATGTTTCCATTCACAGATTTTTATGTGAATTTTGGAATAATTACAAGAAAAGGGGAGAAAAAACACTGTATAGAAACACCAAGATATGCATAAATTCTAAACATCTGCATTCAATTAAAAatagcataattttttttttttgttgttgttgtcagcACATTTACATCATTACATCGTAAAATTCCTTGACGCTCaacaaaaaagtcatgtgactttgcatcaACCCATTATGTGTTTAGACAACTGAACTAACCAGCACCGATCCCATCAAACGCCATCTCAAATCATTTTTAAATACCTGAAAGTCTTTCAATGCATCCCAAACATCAAGCATCCAAAAACTCAAGATAACATGACAACGTTTGTTATTGCGCTTCAGCAAAAGTAATTTGAGCAAAAATAAAAAAGCCATAGGCTTTCCTGGGTTGCAGCAaccttaattattattattgattaataatattattattgcacCATTCTTCCAAGAAATGTGAATTTACTTACCTGAATAAACAACGACTGTAAAAACAGCAAGCTctctttttattttgaaaaacttAATCCATGTTTTAAGGTTGTCTGTTGACAGAAATTTGAAtacataaaatttatatttagtaAAGCACCAATGTACTCCCTTATTGGTGTATCTGTCTACAGAGAAGAGTTTTAGGTAGGACAAAGAGTATTTCACCACAAATTCTACAATTTTCCTGACACATTTAACATTATtggcaaaaataatgattttaaataTCATGCTTCAGTAATCAATGTTTTAATGCAGCATGTTAATATGCTGCTACAAAATGCATTTACTAAActccttaaaaaaaataaccaacaTACCTTGAAGATACTTTAAATAGCGCATAGCCCAAATCAACATAACAGGTCTCAGAATATAAAAAGCACAGCAAGTTATGGTCTCATTCAGAGATCCTGGAAcagaataattaattattttgtgaCAAAAACGGTGTTATGTTATAGTTTTAAAGTGTCCTGTCATTACACACCAACAAGTGTGCCACATTAGTAAGAtcatattaatatatattcacTTATTAATATTATACTAAGTTATAtttgtaaatagtaaaataaattgaGAACACTAAACTACTCACCTTCAGTAAAGCCCCAAAGGATGAAGGCAAAGAACATACAGATGTTTGGACAAAAGACCAGAGAAAGCTgaagattccagattttgttgTTGGTGGCTGGAGAGAAGATGCAGAATTAACAGTTAAATTAGCAGAACACTTACTTTGAGACATACAGAGTTAAACCGCAAGAAACAACGACAATTCACTTACAAACAGTGTATTTTGATCTGCAGTAGAGCAGAGAGAAGAGCAGAAGCACAACTCCACATCCAGcagcaaaacagaaaaacaacacTGCGATATGCCAAGAAGAGAAACCTGTGAAACACAAACATCAGGTATAACTGCACTGCATCtcatttacactaagtgcaaataaatattactgttcataCAGTGTCCaaagaaatatattcaaatgatttGAATGGTGGGCGGAGTTAGACAAACTTGTTGGTAATTTCaagttaaattatttaaattaagatCAAATAGACATTTTTCACTTTTTCCTATGTTTGCTAACTCACCCAGTTGCACCAGTTCTGCAGTTGCATTGGCTGAAAGTCTTCCAGCAAACACTCGACACATATAAACTCCTTTATCCTCAGTTCTCACACTCTTCAGTCTGAGAGAGAAGTTTCCTTTGGGGATTTCATTTGTGAAGAACTCAGCTCTGTCTCTGTATCGCTCATCTGATGCTTCTGGAAAAGTCTGATTGTTTTCGAATAGCAGAACCAAAATATCTACATCTGTTCTTATCCATGAAACCTCAATGTCTTCATGCTGGAGGTGAGAGTCTACAGAGCAGTTCAGAGAGATGTCCTCACCATGATATGCAGAAACAGACTGATCTGATCCTGATACTAGCAAACGCTCTAAAAGAATAAAAAGGGATTAAACTCTATTACATACAAAACATCCAATGTGATTTATATTTTCAACAGAATTCAAGTGTCTCTCACTCACCATGTTTTATTTGAACCACAATTTCTCCAGAATCCTGTTGACTGTTAACTTTACATGTGTATTGTCCTTCATCTTCAGCTGTCAGATTGTCCAGATGGATTGAGAAGTTTCCATGTTGAATCTGATCAGTAAAGAAATGAGCTCTATCATGATAATCCTCCTGCTGGGCCTCTGGTCGACTCTCGCCATTCAGAAACAAATGGACCAGATTCTCCGAGTCTGCTTTTCTCCATTCCACCTCCAGATCGTCTATTAGTAGCGGTGGCGGTGCATCAACATAACAGGGCAAAACTACTGAAGATCCTAGAGGTGCAAACAGAGGACCAGAGGGGCCATGCACCGTGAACCCTATCAAAAAAATAGATACTGATTATTGCGTTAAAATGGAAGGAAATCTCAGTCTTGTGATGATACTTACCATCAGCGACCATAAGTATGGACATAAAAATACAGGTAAGAATGTCCATAATGTAcaaaaatttgacaaaactgtaATTTCATCATAAATTACGGTGAAAACAAAAGGCTTTTTCGACGAGGGTCACACGAGGACACGtctaaggccgtgttcacacttagcgtcttttttttttttttttttttgaccgccAGCGTGTTTAACCGTGTTATCAAAAAAGTCCTGAGCGCTTTTTAAACGCCACCACCGGCGACTTTTTCAACAGCTCAGTGCTTCTTTGACGCcaagttgaaaaaagttttacttttctgaagaaatcgccctacgtcaagcgcatTTTTGACAGCTGATCAATAACAAGCGAGTAGCTAGACCTGTCATTTCCATAACAAGAAGAGCAACAAGAAATAATGGGAAATGTGCCGTTAGATAGAACTTTTTTCTCATTGTTGTGAACCGATCGCCTCCCAGTTAAATTCAAAAACCGACGTGCAGCGACTATAGCTTCTTGAGCCGCATATCGACATGTACAGTAGCGCCGTTGAGCTTCGGGCGTCCCTTTTTCGAAATGCGGACAACTGGCTGCTTTATTCTTGACCCTGCGGTTAAGCAATTAAAATAGAACTTCACTGCACTGTGTGAGGCGCGTGCACGCGAGGGGGGTAAGATTTTCACGGGGGTCGGATTTCGGTACAACACCAGGTGTTGTACACCAGCTcgcagacctttcccgatcccgtacccctctctctctcccacttcgcttcctgtctaaatactgtcctatcaaataaaagcCAAAGATGTCCAAAAAAGAAAAGTGCCAGCTTCATCTTTTCTCGACATTTCTGCACAGGGCTTGGGcatggcttgcttgtttgtttgtttttaatataaaaaggtttggaattattattatttctttatatattatttaaacaagTCAAGGCTGCAGAAAATAAAGTGAAATATTAcctattaaaaataacttttctatttgaatattttaaaataatttaataatatcaattatccagtcttcagtgtcacatgatcctaaaaATAAATTCTTCCTATTCAAAGAAGTTTGAAAATATTTATGTATGACAATTTTTAAAGAAGTAAaacaatgatactaaaataaaccATTATTAATAACTGAGCAAAAATAACTGATAAGacttgagcaaatcagcatattagaatgacttctaaagtatcatatgacactgaagtaatattgctgaaaattaagctttgatcacaggttATAcacaagttattttaaattgtaatatttttgtaaagTATTCCTGTTTTTCTTGtgtttttaattcaaattaatttttaatcaatgtaaagtatttgtatttttcattattaaaataaaatgcagcCTTGTGGACATAGTAGACATCcttaaaaaatataacaaaaatgtgAATTATTCAAATTTGTGACCAGTAGTACTTGTAAAATATCATGTTACATTACaatacctaaaaataaaaataaaaagtctcgACCCAATTTCTGCTTGGATGTTTTGTGTCCGTTTAGacctattttttacagtctatggtttagACGCTGGAGAGCATAAAGAGAAAACGGGTGGAGAAATacatacaatatatttattttaaaacggTCAGATATCTACGACGCTAGGGGGAAGTATAAACACGTTTAGCTTGCAAGAAACTCACTAACTGCCTATATTCTTTTAATGTAAATAATAACCATTTAGACATAAAACAAAATAGGTGTAACGTTATAtagttacaaaaaaagtaaagatgcaagatataaatgttaaaatatatttagtgtCTTTATTTTACTCAGGCAATATTTTAGGACGCGTCCTTCAGCTAGGGTCCTTTCACGGTCGCTTCTGAATGAGTTTAACCGCTGATCTGAGATCTGTGTTTGTATTGCTCCTCCGTTATAGTATTTAAGCGTTTGGTCATCCAAGCTGATCTGAGACAAACCTATTCCACCATCCTAAAGATGGCAGCCTCCGTCAGACATTTACTAAAACCTTGGACACCGAGGTATAATTTACTagttgtttgtatttatttttgcatgGAATGTCCAAAATGTGATTTGAGCCACATTAGCTTTGCTGTGTTATTCATACCTTGTATAATTTATCGCTGATTTCATGTGGTTCATTGCAAACTGAACCATGTGCTGATATGCGTTTTAAAATCTAAATTGACGCCGCTGCTTGTTCTGGGTAATACACGTACGGTACATTACATAACATTTGtctatttttctgtatttctttATTCTCAGTCTGTGTTTGATGAGATGGAGTCGGTATAATCCATACTATCTGGATCCAGATCCCAGTAAAGATGCTCGCGTCCCAGAATCAGAGCTCAGTCCTGAACAAAAAGAGCTGCAGGAACTGAAAACAGTGAGACCGATAAAAGCAGCGCTGTCAAGCGACACCAGCTCTTCTTTCAGTGACCCTGTGATCAGGTAAACACAAAACGAGCACAACCATCTGCAATAAACCTTAGTAATAGCTCTATGACCTGCATAAAAAACACACTATTGTACAAAGTCTGTGGCCACTTTGAAAATCTAAGATTCAAAGTAATTTCACTAATAAACTGTAGATTGTTTTCTCATATTATGCTTACAACATTGTTAGAAATTTGCTCTAATTTGAAAACAAATTCACTCGTGGTCCCACTTATTTTGGAAACATATATGGATCCTTTATAACATTGATTATCTGTTTTCCTTTAACAGCAAGTTCATCAACATGATGATGCAGGATGGCAACAAAATCCTTGCTAGAGAAATCATGTCACAGGTTTGAATCACATCCCATTATATACACTCACTACtggtcagtgttggggaaagttacttttaaaagtaatgcattacaatattgagttactccctaaaaaagtaaccaatttcattacttagttactttttatggaaagaaaaGTGTTGCGTTACTTTTACGTTACTTttgaaatctgggcagggcttgcttgtttgtttttaatacaaaaagttatatttttgacaaatgtaaaagcctttttacaccaaaagcctcaggcttagagaaaagtaaatttatgcctgtacagtagactgcagaagaagaaatgtcaactcttcagcgattaaaaaaaggaaaacaaatgataATTATCTTGAGTATTTTTTTGCTTATtggtatggatgaattggatcatcgaagatcggcagcaaagacattagttgataaaatgggattaaacacaaaggatatttgtattatttaacatttaattattgcaggtttgcattgaatcttactttttttatttattttgagaaatactgtatctttttttagtgagtgagatgaattaatgcatgttcacatttattctagaactgaaGTTACATCTTAGAATCTTACAATttttctcaacatggggacaggagagcttttagtcAATACAT is part of the Garra rufa chromosome 1, GarRuf1.0, whole genome shotgun sequence genome and harbors:
- the LOC141294801 gene encoding uncharacterized protein, whose translation is MVADVSIFLIGFTVHGPSGPLFAPLGSSVVLPCYVDAPPPLLIDDLEVEWRKADSENLVHLFLNGESRPEAQQEDYHDRAHFFTDQIQHGNFSIHLDNLTAEDEGQYTCKVNSQQDSGEIVVQIKHERLLVSGSDQSVSAYHGEDISLNCSVDSHLQHEDIEVSWIRTDVDILVLLFENNQTFPEASDERYRDRAEFFTNEIPKGNFSLRLKSVRTEDKGVYMCRVFAGRLSANATAELVQLGFSSWHIAVLFFCFAAGCGVVLLLFSLLYCRSKYTVSTNNKIWNLQLSLVFCPNICMFFAFILWGFTEGSLNETITCCAFYILRPVMLIWAMRYLKYLQDNLKTWIKFFKIKRELAVFTVVVYSVIFTYGWRKRTHDSSIIPRVLFGIVFGFVLPPLKYRCFQSYTAKKGFPKQPKQYKQEGLALYSLYDCLPNDSVHLLIWISLSRHYCCGLCSVSTGYLYTLFSSPASKIQISPP